The Obesumbacterium proteus DNA window GGTGTTAGTTTCACTATTTTTAATCAATAAATTATTTCCAATAATGTAATTAGCTTATTTATTTATTTTTTATATAAAAAGTTAACGTTCTCAGCAATAAACCCTATAATGAACAGGAGTAATTACCTGATTCACTGTGCTAGAAAAACGATTATGTTTTTTGATTTTTTTAGGATGATAAACAAAATGATGAAAGTACGTATGATGGCGATTGTTGGGATGAGTGGTTTAATGCTGGCAGGGTGTATGTCAGGCAACACGGCTCCCGCCGCAGAAGCTACGCCGGCAAAGGGAGCGATTGGGATGCCAAATCCAGCCTCAGTGTATTGCCTAAAACTGGGAGGCAAAGAAATTAATAAAACAACGGAACTTGGCGTGAGTACAGACTGCTTATTGCCAACGGGGGAGAGAATAGATGAATGGGCACTATTCCGACGTGACCATTCCTAATTAATTCACCTGGGATATAATTTTTATTAAAAGTAATTATGTAGTTAAGCGCATTCGCTTTTTTACTAAAAATTAATGTTGATTATTAATGCCATAGCAATATGGCTGATATAATCATGAGTTGTTTTTCTTATTGAAATATTATTGTTTAAAGCGTTTTACTAAAATTTGTGCCTGAGTATGGAAATTACTGGTGTTGAATAAAAAAATTAAAGTAAATCGCCAGGATATCCTTCGCTGTCCGAGAACTGCCCGTAAGTGTGGGTGACCGCTTGTTGGCGTGAGGTTTTTCCTATTATCTGGCTCAGCTCATCCATACGCGCCTGAAGAAGGCGCTTAATTTCAGCTTCGTTATCGAGAATTTTAGCTAAAACGCGGCGCAGCTCCGCCTGCATCGCGGAGTCTACTTCGGAAATTGGCATCAGCTCGGTGGTTTTCGCCACCGCTTGCAGATATTCCAACTCCAGTTTAACGAGCGAGTCCCACTCTGAACGCTTAGCAAGTTCCAACATGCTTTCGCTGAGCGAAAGGATGTGACGGTACGCGTGTGACAAAGGCTGTATTCCGTACATTATAAGTGGTCCTGCTGAGTAGGTTGAGATTGTGGGCCGATCTGACGCCACGCATCGGCAATGTTATCTAACAGGTCCGTGACATGTTGGATTGTAACTTCATCATTATGAAGATTAGCATGTAACAGGCGTTTAACCATATAGTCATACAATGCTGATAAATTTTCTGCAAGCTCTCCGCCTTTTTCCAGATTAAGTCCTGCCTTTAAGCCATTATCAATGATGTTAATGGCTTTGGTAATTGACTGACCTTTGAGCTGCGTTTGTCCTGCCTGCATATGCAGGCGGGCGCGAACTAGGGCGCTATGCGCCCCGTCAAATAACATTACGATGAGCTGGTGAGGACTGGCGCTCATCACGCCACTCTCCAAACCAATCTCAGCGTAGGCTTGCGAGCCCGTCGCTTTATACATGTGTTGTTACCTGTGCTATGAGTTCATGGCGGTGAACTGCTGTGTTAAATATGAGCTGGTGCTGTTGAGTTTTGACATCATGGTGTCCAGCTGTACAAATTGAGCTTTGTAGCGGTCGATGGTTTCCTGAATGCTATCGCTGACGCTGTCGATACGAACGCTCAGGCGATCTAAGTTGGTATTAATGCTTTTTGTAGTTGATTCGATCACGCCGCCGGCCTTGATATAACTTTGAATTTCGCTGTGAATATTGGTTGCCATACCGCTATCTTTACCATTGCCAACAAAGAAGTTAGCTACTTGGTCTGGATGATCGGTAAAGGCTTTGGTGAGTTTGTCGCTGTCTACGGTTAATTTGCCGGTTTTACCATCGGTGGTAATCCCCAAATTGCCAAGACCTTTGAGTTCAGGGTTATCCTGAGCCGAACTCAATGCGCCTTTAATCGCTGCCTGTACGCCACGCAGGGTATTGTCACCCAACAGTGCACCGTTGGTTTTTGACTGCGCTTCACCCGTTTTTACTGGGGTGTATTTGGTCAGCGAGGTAAAGGTATCCAGCAGGGAGTTATAGCTATCTACCCAACTTTTAATTTTGTCCATCGCACCTGAGTTATCAGCGCTCAAAATCAGGTTCTGTGGCTCACCGTCTTTGGTTTTAGCTTTCAGCTCGATCGTCGTGCCCTGTGGGGCATCGGTAATGGTATTGCTACTACGCACAATTTCGGTGCCGTTCATGGTGATGATGGCGTCTTTAGCTTCTACCGTTTGCTTTATTGCCGTTGGTGAGCTTGATGGCGCGCTAGGATCAAAATCAAGCAGATCGCCCAGTTTGCTATCGCCATTCACTTTTACCGTCATCTGGTTGGCTGAACCCGTCGATGAAGAGGTTAACGCCAATTGATAGCTGTTATCGCCGACGCGAACGATACTGGCAGTGACTCCTGCTTTTGCACCATTAATAGCATCACGCATTTCCAGCAGTGAAGTTTGTCCATCACCTAAAGGAATGGTGGTGGTCTTCGGCGGGGTGCCTTGGGTTAGCTCAATGGAACGGCCGCTCGCGCCCGATGTACCGAGCTGTGCAGCTTGATCGGTAACCGTCTGCTGCGTGGTGAGGCTTTGTGCCTGTGCTAATTGCTTAACTTCAACGCTGTAGTTACCGGCAACCGCTTTAGGATTCGTCGTCACGGTAAACTGATCGTGAGTCGATGCTTTAGTCGTATTAAAGAAGTCGGCCTTAGCCAAATCCTTACTTAGGTTATCGAATTTTTCCAACGAGCTTTTTAACGTGCCATACGCCGTCAGCTGTGCTTTATAGCTGGTTTGCTGCGTGGTATAGGGCGTTAAGCGTTGCTGTTCTGCCGTAGACAGTTTGTCGAGCAGCCCGTTTAAGTCGAGACCTGAGCCGATCCCTAAAGAAGAAATAGAAGCCATCAGTATTTTCCTTATATATTTTCATGCGCTATACGCGTTATCGGCTCAGTAGGAAAAAAGTTTACAAAATAATATGAAAAAGTGATGGGACGATAGAAGACGAAAAGTGGGCCTTATTTAAGCGATTGTCGAAGCAGCGGAATTACGCAAAAAATAATTTAAAAATTTCCTAAAGGTTAGTTGGGGAGCGCCGATACCTGTGTGGACGGTGGCTGACGCCGTAGGGCAATCAGGCCCGACCCATTAACTAAGATGCGATTTTCGCAGATGATTCGTAAGGAAAGCTCACTATGGCACAAGTAATTAACACCAACAGCCTGTCTTTGATGGCACAGAACAACCTGAACAAATCTCAGTCTTCACTGGGTACCGCTATTGAGCGTCTGTCTTCTGGTCTGCGTATCAACAGCGCGAAAGACGATGCGGCGGGTCAGGCAATTTCTAACCGCTTCACCGCAAACATCAAGGGTCTGACTCAGGCTTCTCGTAACGCCAACGACGGTATCTCTCTGTCACAGACCACCGAAGGTGCTCTGAACGAAGTGAACGATAACCTGCAAAACATCCGTCGTCTGACCGTACAGGCTCAGAACGGTTCTAACTCTGATAGCGATTTGCAGTCCATCCAGGACGAAATCACTCAGCGTCTGGCTGAAGTTAACCGTATCTCTGAACAAACCGACTTCAACGGCGTTAAAGTATTAAGCGGCAACAACAAGCTGACTATTCAGGTTGGTGCTAACGATAACGAAACTATCGATATCGATCTGCAGAAAATCGATGCGTCAACGTTGAAACTGGATACCTTCAGCGTTGCAAACGGCGTTAACGTTGCAGGCGTTGGTGCTGCGGCAACTGACATTCCTAAAATGGGCGCACCATCAATTCAGGCTGATACCAATGCAGGCGCAAAAGTATCTGATGGCAAATTGTATACCACCGATGCGGGCGTAAAATTAGTTAAATCTGGTGCTGACTACTACGATGCAACCGTTGCAGCTGACGGTAAAGTAACTTGGGACTCAACGGCTAAAACCACAACTGGCGCTCCTGATTTAGCCACCGCGAAAGAAACGACTTCTGTCTCTGTTGGTGCAGCAACTCCAATCGACCTGACTAACATCCCAGCAGGCGGCACGCTGAAAAGCTATACCGATGCTAAAGGCGTTGCAGGTTACGTGATCCAAGGAACTGATGCAGACGGTAAAGCAACCTATACCGGCGCAACTGTAGATGCCGCTGGTAAAGTAACCGTAGGTAAAGCGCTGTCTACTACCCCTAAAACCACTGATCCACTGGCTGCACTGGACTCTGCGCTGTCTCAGGTTGACTCCCTGCGTTCATCTCTGGGCGCGGTACAGAACCGTTTCGATTCTGTTATCAACAACCTGAACAGCACCGTTAACAACCTGACTGCTTCCCAGTCTCGTATTCAGGATGCTGACTACGCGACCGAAGTGTCCAACATGAGCCGTGCAAACATTCTGCAGCAGGCAGGTACTTCAGTGTTGGCTCAGGCTAACCAGTCTACTCAGAACGTTCTGACTCTGCTGCGTTAATAATTCGCCAGCATGAAATAAAACAAACCCCGCGGTACGCGGGGTTTTTCACATCAACCACGTGATGAATAACTGAGCAATCTCGTCTTCCCGCAAAGGCAACGTGAGAAAAGGGGGCATTTTTGCTGACTAATCGCGCCATTGGCTTGCGCGTGAGGGTTAGATAATAGCCGGGCATCCATCAACCCGGGTTCTGTCAACGTGAGTGAATTGTATACCGCCGACGGCGTGATCGACAAAAATTCCCTGTGGCAGCGCTACGCTCCGCTAGTGCGCCATGAAGCGCTGCGTTTGCAGGTACGCCTGCCCGCCAGCGTTGAACTGGACGACCTGCTTCAAGCCGGAGGTATTGGGCTGTTGCACGCGGTCGAACGCTACGATGCCATGCAGGGGACGGCCTTTACCACCTATGCGGTTCAACGCATTCGCGGTGCGATGCTCGACGAGCTTCGCAGTCGTGATTGGGTTCCGCGCAGCGTGCGTCGAAATGCCCGTGAAGTTTCAGCGGCTATGCAGCGTGCCGAGCAGCGTCTGCATCGCGCACCAACAGAAACCGAAATAGCGCAAGAATTGGATATGCCTTTGGTGGAGTACCAGCAGATTTTGTTGGATACCAACACCAGCCATCTTTTTTCTTATGATGAGTGGCGAGAAGAGCATGGCGACAGCGCCGAACCTGTTTTCCAGCAGCATGAGGATGCCAATCCTCTCAAACAACTGTTGGAAGGCGATCTGCGCCAGCGCGTGATTACTGCGATTGAAGCATTACCGGAACGTGAAAAACTGGTTCTTACGCTTTACTACCAAGAAGAGCTGAACCTAAAGGAAATCGGTGCCGTGCTTGAGGTCGGAGAGTCTCGCGTCAGTCAGCTACATAGCCAGGCGATCAAACGCTTACGCACTAAGCTGGCTAGCCAAAGCTAATACGCCAACAGTTATTCAAAGAAATGGAAAATGTTGTCATGACGGCATCCCTACAAAAAAGACGACCATTGAGTCGCTATTTGAAAGATTTTAAACATAGTCAGTGCGATTGCTCTCATTGTGGTAAATCGCTCGATCGTATGTCTTTAGTATTTCGCGGGAAGATTCTCGATCGTGAAGTGCTGGCAGGTATGGATCAACTGATTGATGACCGAGTTTGGCAAGAGCTCGAGCAGGAAATCACCGCGCTGTGCCGTTTTTGCAGCGATGTTTACTGCCATTGTCATGCAGACTACTTCGATATTCTCGATTTTAAGCAATATTTGTTTGAGCAAACAGAAATGAGCCACAGCTCAATTCGTGAGTATATTGTGCGTTTGCGTCGTTTAGACGATATGCTGCGTGCCAATGATTTCCCCGTACAGAAGTTCTGCGGCACTGAGCAGCAGTGGGATATGATTGAGCATATCGCTGATGCGAATCAAAATAACTATCGCATTGCGCTGCGTAAGTACGATCAATATCTAAACTGGCAAAAAGAAGCGGTCTGTTAGACTGTTTGTCAGAATCAAAAAGCCATCGTTATGCGGTGGCTTTTTTGTTTTTTTATTCCATATCAATCTAACCTTATTCCGGCAAAATTTTTTATTCATCGCGATGAGTTGCTACAGTTGCGGTTATATCGGGTGAATGCGGCAAATCTGGCCTTATCCCTCCCCGTAAAGTATTAATTTTAGGCCTATCCGTTTAGGAGCTACAGTGAGCACTATTGAAGTAAAAAATCTGACAAAATCCTTTAACGGAAACACCGTGCTGCACGGTGTTGATCTGACGGTTGAAAAGGGTGAGGTGGTTGCGATTATTGGGCCAAGTGGTTCAGGCAAAACAACCCTGCTGCGCAGTATTAATTTATTAGAAGAGCCTGACGGCGGCACGATTCAAGTGGGCGACGTTACCATCCATGGCGATCAGCCGTTGGGGCGTCAGAAAGCCGCCATTCGCAAACTGCGCCAAGAAGTGGGCTTTGTATTCCAAAACTTCAACCTGTTCCCGCACCGCACGGTATTGGAAAACATTATTGAAGGACCGGTGGTGGTGAAGGGGGAAAAACGTGACGTGGTGATTGCGCGAGCGCGTGAATTGCTGGCGAAAGTCGGTTTGAAGGGCAAAGAAGATGCGTTTCCTAAACGTTTATCGGGTGGGCAGCAGCAGCGTGTTGCGATAGCGCGTGCGTTAGCCATGCAGCCGGAAGTTATCCTGTTTGATGAACCAACGTCAGCGCTCGATCCTGAGCTGGTGGGGGAAGTGCTAAGCACTATCCGTGCGCTAGCGGAAGAGAACCGCACTATGGTGATCGTGACCCACGAAATGAGCTTTGCCCGTGATGTGGCCAACCGAGCTATCTTTATGGACGAAGGCCGGATCGTTGAGCAAGGCGCGGCGAAAGAGCTGTTTGCCAATCCCCAACACCCTAGAACCAAACTGTTTTTGGAGAAGTTTTTAGGGGAGAAGTTAGCGGATGAGCCGTTGAGTTATATTTGAGTGGGGGGCTAGATTCGGTGAAGGTTTCGGCCGCCAGACGCTTATGTCACAACGGTTAAAGATTCCGCCTGCCTGTCCATATCGAGTTTCAATGCCGCATCGGTGAAGGCATACGGGCAGAGACCACCGGCGCGTGGTCTCTGCACTCTCGCGCTTTTATCCGAGACGCCATCTCCGCGCCGAGTCGGCATGCGCCATCCATGGCGCCTCCTCCTCTAACGCTAACATCCTGTTAGCGTTGCTCTTTCTCCCAAGACTTAAACTAAAAAACAGATAAAGTTTTAGTCTTTTGTCTTTTGTCTTTTGTCTTTTGTCTTTTGTCTTTTGTCTTTTGTCTTTTGTCTTTTGTCTTTTGTCTTTTGTCTTTGACCTTATCCGGCACGTTGTTCTTCAGCCGAATAGAGGAATGCAGGCTAGGATTTGCCGACCGGACGTCGGCAAAAGAGCGACGGAGGCATGGATGCCGATTGTCGCTCGTTCCGTTAAAGCCGGAATGACAAAATGAGGGAACCTGCGAAGCAGGCTGAAGAACGGTGCCAAGCCGGGTTGTTAGGGGGCGGCGATTGGCCCCCTAACACGGACGCCCGCACAATGCCTATGTGAGAAATAGTGCATTAGGCGGACGTAACTTACACCGGACGTAACTTAACACCAGACGAAACCTTAAACCGAACTAATCCTAAGCATCTCACCCTATAGTCATTAAACTCGCATTTCCCCCCGCAGCGGCGGTATTCACGCTCAGCGAACGTTCTAACAATAAACGCTCAAGCAGAATTCCTGTTTCACCGTGCGAGAAACCTTGTACGGACACAATTGCACCCGGACGTTCAGCGATTTGTTCACACAGGCTGCGTAGCTGATCGGAATCGCCGTGATAGATCACTGCATCAAACTCAACACCGTCGGCATCCCATGATTTAGCCACGTTGATCTGTTGCTGTATGGCTGCAGGCAGGCGGCGATAAAGGGTGCGCTGAACTTCGCTGTCTATCCACTGAACTCGGCTGCCGACAGCGAGCACGGCGGCTAACTGAATCAAGGCATCTTGTTCATTGCTGAATAGGCACAGCACGCGTTCACGTGGTAATAGGGCGTAGGTGTTGCGTTCGCCAGTTGGGCCTTGTAGTAGACGAACCGTGCCACCTTGTGACCAGTCACCAAACTTTTGGCAATGCTGGGCAAGCTCGGTCATTTTCTCTTGCTGTGCCCATGTTAGGAGTGCCTGATGCGCAGCCAATAGCGGTTGGCGCTGCGTTGTGTCGATGTTTTGCTCGCCGTCGTGGCGCGCCAGAGTACGGCATACGGCGTCGTTAGGACGGCTAGACAGCAGACGATAAACATACAGCGGCCCACCGGCTTTTGGCCCCGTGCCGGAGAGTTCTTCTCCGCCGAAAGGTTGCACACCGACTACGGCACCGACCATATTACGGTTGACGTACTGGTTGCCGACTTTAGCTTGCTCGGTCACTTTGATGATGGTTTCGTCAATACGAGTATGAATGCCTAATGTTAGGCCATAACCTGCCGCATTGATTTGCTCAATCAGCGCATCAAGATTCTGACGGTTATAGCGAACCACGTGGAGCACCGGCCCAAACACTTCCTGATCGAGTTCATCAAAGCTTTCAAGATCAATCAGCGTAGGTTTAACGAAGGTGCCACGCTGCCACTCTTGGCTATCTTGTGAATGGTCAAAGGCGGCCTGATAAACATCGCGCCCTTTGGCACGCATCGCCTGAATATGGCGGTCAATATTCTCTTTCGCTTCAGCGTCAATCACTGGGCCGATATCGGTTGAGAGGCGTTCAGGATTGCCCATTCGACATTCCGCCATCGCGCCACGCAGCATTTGCAGAGTGTGGTCGGCGATGTCTTCTTGGACGCACAGAATGCGTAGCGCAGAGCAACGTTGACCGGCGCTATCAAACGCCGAGGCGACGACGTCGGTAACGACCTGCTCGGTGAGTGCCGATGAGTCGACGATCATCGCATTCAAACCGCCGGTTTCTGCAATCAGCGGCGTAGTGCGACCCTGAGGATCCAAGCGGCCTGAAATATTACGCTGCAATAGGCCAGCAACCGCGGTAGAACCGGTAAACATCACGCCACGTACGCGGCTATCACCAACCAGCTTGGCACCTACGGTTTCACCTTCGCCCGGTAGTAGTTGCAGCACACCGGCAGGAACGCCCGCTTCTAACAAGATACGAACGGCCTGTGCTGCAATCAGCGGCGTTTGCTCGGCAGGTTTTGCCAATACGCTGTTACCCGCAGCTAATGCAGCGGCGACTTGTCCGGTGAAGATCGCCAGCGGGAAGTTCCATGGGCTAATACAGACCACTGGTCCCAGCGGGCGATGCGTATCATTAGCAAAATCATTGCGCACTTGTTGTGCGTAATAGCGCAAGAAATCGACGGCCTCACGCACTTCGGCAATGGCGTTGTTGAAGGTCTTCCCGGCTTCACGAGCCAATAGGCCTAACAGGCTTTGAAGCTGATCTTCCATTAAGTCTGCGGCGCGCTCTAAGACGGCGGCACGCTGGGCCGGAGGCGTTGAGAACCAGATTGGACCGGCGCTGACGGCGCTGGTCAGCGCGGCTTCCACATCGGCTTCGCTAGACGGCGTCACATACCCCACGATGTCTCGGGGTTCTGCTGGGTTAATCACGGGCTGAGGTTGTTCTTGGCTCGAGACATCCCCTTCAATGATTGGCGTGCAGCTCCACGGTGTGCTGGCGCTGCTGAGCAGTGCGCTGGAAAGCGACGCTAAACGCTGTTCGTTGGAGAGATCTAAACCGCGTGAATTGCGACGATCTTCGCCGTAAAGCCCACGCGGTGATGGAATGCGGGGATGTGGCAGCCCCACCGCGCCTTCTTTGGCCGCCATGGCTTCAACGGCGGAAACAGGATCGGCAACCAGCTCGTCTAACGGCAGCGTGGTATCGGCAATGCGGTTAACAAATGAGGTATTTGCGCCGTTTTCTAACAGGCGGCGAACCAAGTAGGCCAGCAGCGTTTCATGCGTGCCGACTGGTGCATAAATGCGGCAAGGGCGGTTGAATTTGCCGTCGGCAATTTTCCCGACGACCTGATCGTACAGCGGTTCACCCATGCCATGCAGGCATTGGAATTCGTACTGACCCGGATAGTAGTTTTGTCCTGCCAAATGATAAATGGCCGACAACGTATGGGCGTTATGCGTGGCAAACTGCGGATATATGGCGTTAGGCACGCCGAGTAGTTTGCGGGCGCAGGCCAAGTAAGACACATCGGTATACACCTTGCGGCTATAAACCGGATAGCCTTCAAGTCCATCAACCTGAGCGCGCTTAATTTCGCTATCCCAGTATGCGCCCTTCACCAAACGGATCATCAAACGGCGATGGCTGCGCTGTGCTAAATCGATCACATAGTCAATCACCGCAGGACAACGTTTTTGATAGGCCTGAATAACGAAGCCAATGCCGTTCCAACCGGCGAGGTCGGGTTCAAAGCATAAACGTTCAAGCAAATCGAGCGAGATTTCAAGGCGGTCGGCTTCTTCAGCATCGATATTAATACCAATGTCGTAACTGCGTGCCAGCAAGGTCAGAGAGAGAAGGCGAGGGTAAAGCTCGTCCATCATGCGCTCGTATTGGGCACGGCTGTAGCGTGGATGTAAGGCTGAAAGCTTGATTGAAATCCCTGGGCCTTCATAGATGCCGCGCCCGTTCGATGCCTTGCCGATGGCGTGGATCGCTTGCTGATACGAAATCATATAGCGTTGGGCATCGGCTTCGGTCAGCGCGGCCTCACCCAGCATGTCGTAAGAGTAACGGAAGCCTTTATCTTCATGCTTACGCGCATTAGCCAGCGCTTCAGCAATGGTTTCGCCCGTCACAAATTGCTCGCCCATCAAGCGCATCGCCATATCCACACCTTTGCGGATCAGCGGTTCACCGCTCTTGCCAATAATACGGTTGAGTGAGCTCGAGAGGTTAGATTCGTTGTGAGTTGCCACTAAGCGACCGGTCAGCAGTAATCCCCACGTTGCGGCATTAACAAACAGCGATGGGCTGCGACCCAGATGAGAATGCCAGTTGCCGTTGCTGATTTTGTCGCGAATAAGCGCATCGCGCGTGGCTTTATCTGGAATACGCAGTAAAGCCTCGGCTAAACACATCAGCGCCACACCTTCCTGTGACGAGAGTGAGAATTCCTGCAATAGGTTTTGCACTATTCCGGCACGGCCATTTGCACTTTTCTGATTACGCAGCTTTTCCGCAATTTTATACGCCATCTGGTGCGTTGACTGAGCAAGTTCCGGTGCCATGCGGGCCTGTTCTAGCAGCATGGAAACGGCTTCATTTTCAGGACGACGATAGGCCGCCGTGATCGCGGAACGTGAAACCGACTGCGGTAGAATTTGTTCGGCAAAATCGAGGAACGGCTGAAGAGGCTGCTCCTGAGGCGCGATAGTTTCTTCGGTGTCGTTAGAAATAGTCTCAGAAGCGGGGAGAGGAAGCTCCGGCAGGGCGCTACCGCTCTCTACTCGCTCAAGATAATTGAAAATGGCTTGTTTGATAACCCAATGCGGCGTGCGATCGATTTGCTGTGCGGCGGCTTTAATACGATCTCGAGTCGCTTCATCAAGTTTTACACCCATAGTGGTGGTGCCCATGCCGTCCTACTCCGTTTTATTTTTTTAAGGTAGAGCCTGAGCATATCCCGTTCATTATGAATGTTGCAACTTTGTGCAACCTTGTTAAATGACCTAAGTGTTCAATGTGTGAAATAGCGCAGGTTTTACGCTAACGGATAGAATGCGAACAATAAGGGCATGTCAGTTTGATGGTTGCACTATAAGATGAATAATTCATTATAATTTAAAGGGATATTTTTATGCTCAATCTGCGTTGGCGCATGCAAATGGATTTGAGTTGCAACCAGTCACCGCATAAAATGTGATGGGTGGTAAACTTTGTGTAACTTTTAGGTTAAAAAACTTGTTAATGAAACCCGCCTGTTCA harbors:
- a CDS encoding DUF333 domain-containing protein, which codes for MKVRMMAIVGMSGLMLAGCMSGNTAPAAEATPAKGAIGMPNPASVYCLKLGGKEINKTTELGVSTDCLLPTGERIDEWALFRRDHS
- the fliT gene encoding flagella biosynthesis regulatory protein FliT, with the translated sequence MYGIQPLSHAYRHILSLSESMLELAKRSEWDSLVKLELEYLQAVAKTTELMPISEVDSAMQAELRRVLAKILDNEAEIKRLLQARMDELSQIIGKTSRQQAVTHTYGQFSDSEGYPGDLL
- the fliS gene encoding flagellar export chaperone FliS: MYKATGSQAYAEIGLESGVMSASPHQLIVMLFDGAHSALVRARLHMQAGQTQLKGQSITKAINIIDNGLKAGLNLEKGGELAENLSALYDYMVKRLLHANLHNDEVTIQHVTDLLDNIADAWRQIGPQSQPTQQDHL
- the fliD gene encoding flagellar filament capping protein FliD, which translates into the protein MASISSLGIGSGLDLNGLLDKLSTAEQQRLTPYTTQQTSYKAQLTAYGTLKSSLEKFDNLSKDLAKADFFNTTKASTHDQFTVTTNPKAVAGNYSVEVKQLAQAQSLTTQQTVTDQAAQLGTSGASGRSIELTQGTPPKTTTIPLGDGQTSLLEMRDAINGAKAGVTASIVRVGDNSYQLALTSSSTGSANQMTVKVNGDSKLGDLLDFDPSAPSSSPTAIKQTVEAKDAIITMNGTEIVRSSNTITDAPQGTTIELKAKTKDGEPQNLILSADNSGAMDKIKSWVDSYNSLLDTFTSLTKYTPVKTGEAQSKTNGALLGDNTLRGVQAAIKGALSSAQDNPELKGLGNLGITTDGKTGKLTVDSDKLTKAFTDHPDQVANFFVGNGKDSGMATNIHSEIQSYIKAGGVIESTTKSINTNLDRLSVRIDSVSDSIQETIDRYKAQFVQLDTMMSKLNSTSSYLTQQFTAMNS
- a CDS encoding flagellin FliC, which codes for MAQVINTNSLSLMAQNNLNKSQSSLGTAIERLSSGLRINSAKDDAAGQAISNRFTANIKGLTQASRNANDGISLSQTTEGALNEVNDNLQNIRRLTVQAQNGSNSDSDLQSIQDEITQRLAEVNRISEQTDFNGVKVLSGNNKLTIQVGANDNETIDIDLQKIDASTLKLDTFSVANGVNVAGVGAAATDIPKMGAPSIQADTNAGAKVSDGKLYTTDAGVKLVKSGADYYDATVAADGKVTWDSTAKTTTGAPDLATAKETTSVSVGAATPIDLTNIPAGGTLKSYTDAKGVAGYVIQGTDADGKATYTGATVDAAGKVTVGKALSTTPKTTDPLAALDSALSQVDSLRSSLGAVQNRFDSVINNLNSTVNNLTASQSRIQDADYATEVSNMSRANILQQAGTSVLAQANQSTQNVLTLLR
- a CDS encoding RNA polymerase sigma factor FliA, encoding MSELYTADGVIDKNSLWQRYAPLVRHEALRLQVRLPASVELDDLLQAGGIGLLHAVERYDAMQGTAFTTYAVQRIRGAMLDELRSRDWVPRSVRRNAREVSAAMQRAEQRLHRAPTETEIAQELDMPLVEYQQILLDTNTSHLFSYDEWREEHGDSAEPVFQQHEDANPLKQLLEGDLRQRVITAIEALPEREKLVLTLYYQEELNLKEIGAVLEVGESRVSQLHSQAIKRLRTKLASQS
- the fliZ gene encoding flagella biosynthesis regulatory protein FliZ → MTASLQKRRPLSRYLKDFKHSQCDCSHCGKSLDRMSLVFRGKILDREVLAGMDQLIDDRVWQELEQEITALCRFCSDVYCHCHADYFDILDFKQYLFEQTEMSHSSIREYIVRLRRLDDMLRANDFPVQKFCGTEQQWDMIEHIADANQNNYRIALRKYDQYLNWQKEAVC
- the tcyN gene encoding L-cystine ABC transporter ATP-binding protein TcyN; translation: MSTIEVKNLTKSFNGNTVLHGVDLTVEKGEVVAIIGPSGSGKTTLLRSINLLEEPDGGTIQVGDVTIHGDQPLGRQKAAIRKLRQEVGFVFQNFNLFPHRTVLENIIEGPVVVKGEKRDVVIARARELLAKVGLKGKEDAFPKRLSGGQQQRVAIARALAMQPEVILFDEPTSALDPELVGEVLSTIRALAEENRTMVIVTHEMSFARDVANRAIFMDEGRIVEQGAAKELFANPQHPRTKLFLEKFLGEKLADEPLSYI
- the putA gene encoding trifunctional transcriptional regulator/proline dehydrogenase/L-glutamate gamma-semialdehyde dehydrogenase — its product is MGTTTMGVKLDEATRDRIKAAAQQIDRTPHWVIKQAIFNYLERVESGSALPELPLPASETISNDTEETIAPQEQPLQPFLDFAEQILPQSVSRSAITAAYRRPENEAVSMLLEQARMAPELAQSTHQMAYKIAEKLRNQKSANGRAGIVQNLLQEFSLSSQEGVALMCLAEALLRIPDKATRDALIRDKISNGNWHSHLGRSPSLFVNAATWGLLLTGRLVATHNESNLSSSLNRIIGKSGEPLIRKGVDMAMRLMGEQFVTGETIAEALANARKHEDKGFRYSYDMLGEAALTEADAQRYMISYQQAIHAIGKASNGRGIYEGPGISIKLSALHPRYSRAQYERMMDELYPRLLSLTLLARSYDIGINIDAEEADRLEISLDLLERLCFEPDLAGWNGIGFVIQAYQKRCPAVIDYVIDLAQRSHRRLMIRLVKGAYWDSEIKRAQVDGLEGYPVYSRKVYTDVSYLACARKLLGVPNAIYPQFATHNAHTLSAIYHLAGQNYYPGQYEFQCLHGMGEPLYDQVVGKIADGKFNRPCRIYAPVGTHETLLAYLVRRLLENGANTSFVNRIADTTLPLDELVADPVSAVEAMAAKEGAVGLPHPRIPSPRGLYGEDRRNSRGLDLSNEQRLASLSSALLSSASTPWSCTPIIEGDVSSQEQPQPVINPAEPRDIVGYVTPSSEADVEAALTSAVSAGPIWFSTPPAQRAAVLERAADLMEDQLQSLLGLLAREAGKTFNNAIAEVREAVDFLRYYAQQVRNDFANDTHRPLGPVVCISPWNFPLAIFTGQVAAALAAGNSVLAKPAEQTPLIAAQAVRILLEAGVPAGVLQLLPGEGETVGAKLVGDSRVRGVMFTGSTAVAGLLQRNISGRLDPQGRTTPLIAETGGLNAMIVDSSALTEQVVTDVVASAFDSAGQRCSALRILCVQEDIADHTLQMLRGAMAECRMGNPERLSTDIGPVIDAEAKENIDRHIQAMRAKGRDVYQAAFDHSQDSQEWQRGTFVKPTLIDLESFDELDQEVFGPVLHVVRYNRQNLDALIEQINAAGYGLTLGIHTRIDETIIKVTEQAKVGNQYVNRNMVGAVVGVQPFGGEELSGTGPKAGGPLYVYRLLSSRPNDAVCRTLARHDGEQNIDTTQRQPLLAAHQALLTWAQQEKMTELAQHCQKFGDWSQGGTVRLLQGPTGERNTYALLPRERVLCLFSNEQDALIQLAAVLAVGSRVQWIDSEVQRTLYRRLPAAIQQQINVAKSWDADGVEFDAVIYHGDSDQLRSLCEQIAERPGAIVSVQGFSHGETGILLERLLLERSLSVNTAAAGGNASLMTIG